A stretch of DNA from Cannabis sativa cultivar Pink pepper isolate KNU-18-1 chromosome X, ASM2916894v1, whole genome shotgun sequence:
CTATTGGTATATTATGCTTATGTCTGGTAGTTGAAAATTTTGCATTAGATAGTTTTCAAGTTGATAGTTGCCATAAATAATGATATCATTATTCATGTGtggatatgaaaatttgattccTTACTTTTACTTTCAGACTCCAATTTGTCTAATTTCCACCTGCTTATGGTGTTTGATGGTGCTATGGTCTTTTTATCATTGTTTATGTACTACATGAAGTTTGACGATGCAATTGTTACATAGGATGGCAACATTAATATTGTTCTTTTTTCAGAAGCAAGAAACTTTAGCAAACAAATCAAGTGGGGCAAGCGCTGGCATGGAGAAGCTACTTAGCAATAAATTTGCTCGCCAGGTATGCTTATAAAACTCTTTTATTGTGCAAGTTTGGAGGCTGTTTCTAACAAATATcatctattttattgaattgtAGCTTCTGGAATCAACTCCCAAGACCAAACAAATTGATGTCAAGTGTGACCCTTCAAAATCTGATTCTGCTTGGAAATGGTTGGAGAGGTGGATGTCTGTCTCAGCAGTGAGTGCTGCTGTGACAGAGAAGGAAGTTTCAGTTACAGAGCAGCAGGGAGAGAAGAGCGAAAATTTTGAGTCTCTATTGGGGAACATCACTGTAGAACCCGAAGTCATTTCTGAGTCAATGGACTCAAAGTTCAGTGTTCATGAGTCAGGTGTAGAACCCGAAGTCATTTGTGAGGCAATGGACTCAAATTTCAGTGTCCATGAATCAGGTGTGCAATCTGAAAGTGAAGACAATCTAATTACTTATGAGGCAGATGAATTTGACTTTCAGGCTGGCCATTCTTCCACTTTTTCTGCCAGAGATAATTTGGAGCAGCCTCAGCAAGAGAACACAAGCACATCTGATGTCAAAGAGACCTCGGTAGAGATAAAGCCTATTCAAAAGGAATGTGTGCAGTCAGAAGTAGATTCTCAACCGGAGAACAATTCGCGTTCTGGTGTACCTGAAACAGAAGCTGAACAACCAAAGCGTTCAATGAAAAGATTTGCCACAGATGAATTAGAGACTGAGAGCAAGAAATTTGTCTATGGATCAAAGAAGACAAGTAATCCTTCATTTATTGCCGCCCATTCCAAATTTGAAGAGCTGAGTTTAGCTGGTAATCTAGGTCAGTCTATGAGTTCATCCTATCAAGAATCTGGGGACGAGTCACACAAGGACACATTCTCTTTTGAGCCACATTCTGAAATCAGGAGCAAGGATGTTGTTGTTATGGAAAGTCCAGTTCATGGATCAAGGCTTCAAGTTGGTGGCTCAGAGTGTGGCACTGAACTCTCTGTAACTTCAACTCTTGATTCACCAGATAGGTCTGATATTGTAGCCATAGAACGCGAGCCTGAGGCCAAAGTTTCGGATGAAGAGATTTGCAATCCTAATCATAATAACAACATGGAAAATTTAGATCTTAAGGAAATTGGCGTTCCTACAATCCCAGAATCTAGCTTGTCTCGTTCAATCCCAGAACAGCCTGAAAATCTTGATCTTGTGTATGGTGATGCTGTTAGTTCTGTGATTACTGTGAACTCCACGCCACCAATGGAGCTGAATTCGAAGAGGAATACAACTGATTTTCAGAGTGAACCAGAGCAACACTCTAACACAGATGCTCAAGCTCAAGTGTTGTCGCCACATGCTTCTCCTAGAAGCCATATGACTGCTCCTAAATCCCAAGGAACACCTGCTAGTCATATGACTGTTGCTGAATCTCATGGAACACCTGCTAGCCATATGACTGTTGCTGAATCTCATGGAACACCTGCTAGCCATATGACTGTTTCTGAATCCCAAGGAACACCTGGTAGTCAGGTTTCAGTGAAAGCCAAAAGAAATAGATCTGGCAAGAGCAGGTCTGATCAGAAACGCGAGGCCCTGTCGGCCATTAAGAAGTCACCTTCTAATGCAGGTCACGAATCTGGCTCAAGAAGTAGCACGGAAAAGTTGCCTAAGGACCAGAAAAATGGGAAGCGACGCAATTCTTTTGGTGCAATGAAACTTGAGCATAGTGAACAAGAACCTAGAGACAGTAGCAGCAATAGTTCAATCCCCCACTTTATGCAAGCAACAGAATCAGCTAGAGCAAAGCTCAATGCAAATAGTTCTCCAAGATCCAGTCCTGATGTCCAAGACAGAGACATTTACATCAAGAAGAGACATTCTTTGCCCGGTACAAATGGAAGGCAGGGATCTCCTCGTGTGGAAAGGTCTAACTCTCAAGCACAGCAGGGGACTAAGTCAAATGGTATTCATTGAACTCCATCTATCCATGTGTTTTTGtctcatttaaaaaaattattaattaactagTCCTTGCTTTTATTCAGAGAGAAAATGGCAGAGATGAAGATTGGTCAGACCTACAATTTGCAAAAAGAGAAAAGCAAATGGTAGCAGAACACCAGTCCTTAAAAGGCAATTCGGAGGCGGCGTTAGTTGATCTTACATTGACTGGTAGCTAGCTACTTATTTTTATACTCCAGCTTCTTCTGTTGTGAACTATGTGCCTTGATCTATTAATCCACACTAAGTTCCTAGGAGCGAGTCTTTCTATATATATGGGACACTGAGTGAAGTTTTTGTGTACATTTCCACTGTTACCActaccattattattattattatttcttttatgtAACTTTCTCCAAATCATATATTTGGAATTGGGTGTTATATTTTTAGTACGTTTGGTATAGACACATTTGGTTG
This window harbors:
- the LOC115701661 gene encoding protein IQ-DOMAIN 32, translating into MGKSTTSCFKIITCGSDSADKDDLELTESKGPSDKRGWSFRKRSARHRVLSNTVVTETPAFGNKEGPESAPLNFEAPADTTVPEKITVVHCNDEKPQLPTPVNPKESATLTEVTTESEAETDAKVDEAVVIAIQTAARGFLARRQLSKHKHAVKLQAAVRGHLVRKHAVGTLRCVQAIVKMQALVRARHARQSLGEPCQNSDGKKQETLANKSSGASAGMEKLLSNKFARQLLESTPKTKQIDVKCDPSKSDSAWKWLERWMSVSAVSAAVTEKEVSVTEQQGEKSENFESLLGNITVEPEVISESMDSKFSVHESGVEPEVICEAMDSNFSVHESGVQSESEDNLITYEADEFDFQAGHSSTFSARDNLEQPQQENTSTSDVKETSVEIKPIQKECVQSEVDSQPENNSRSGVPETEAEQPKRSMKRFATDELETESKKFVYGSKKTSNPSFIAAHSKFEELSLAGNLGQSMSSSYQESGDESHKDTFSFEPHSEIRSKDVVVMESPVHGSRLQVGGSECGTELSVTSTLDSPDRSDIVAIEREPEAKVSDEEICNPNHNNNMENLDLKEIGVPTIPESSLSRSIPEQPENLDLVYGDAVSSVITVNSTPPMELNSKRNTTDFQSEPEQHSNTDAQAQVLSPHASPRSHMTAPKSQGTPASHMTVAESHGTPASHMTVAESHGTPASHMTVSESQGTPGSQVSVKAKRNRSGKSRSDQKREALSAIKKSPSNAGHESGSRSSTEKLPKDQKNGKRRNSFGAMKLEHSEQEPRDSSSNSSIPHFMQATESARAKLNANSSPRSSPDVQDRDIYIKKRHSLPGTNGRQGSPRVERSNSQAQQGTKSNERKWQR